Genomic segment of Ralstonia pickettii:
TGATGGGCCTGCGCCACGCAGGGCTCGAACCGTTCGCCCCGGAAGCGATGGCGACCTACGCCGCCGCCATGCGCGAACCCGCCTGCGTGCACGCCATGTGCGAGGACTACCGCGCCGCCGCCACCATCGACCTCGAACATGATCGCGCCGACCGCGACGCAGGCAAGCGCGTGAGCGTGCCGCTGCGTGTGCTGTGGGGCGAGCATGGCGTGATCCAACGCTGCTTCAAGCCGTTGGAGTTGTGGAAAGCGGTGGCGGACGACGTGAGCGGCGGCACGGTGCCATGCGGGCATTACGTGCCGGAGGAGGCGCCGGAGGCGTTGCTCGAGGAGATGCGCGCGTACTTTGCCTGAGGCGGCTTGAGGTGGCTTGAAGTGGCCGCCTACGCTTCAGCCCATTCGCGCAGCAGGTTGTGATACGTCCCTGTCAGCGCAATGACGGACGGGTCGTCCTGCCCCAGCAGCCCCATCAGCCGCTGCAGTTCCGTATCCATCTGGAACAGCAGCGTGCGATGCGCGTCGCTGCGCACCATGCTCTGCAGCCAGAAGAACGAGCACACGCGCGCACCGCGCGTCACCGGTGTCACGCGGTGCAGGCTGCTGCTGGGGTAGAGCACCATGTCGCCCGCCGCAAGTTTGGCGCGGTGTTCGCCAAAGGTATCGTCGATGACGAGTTCGCCGCCGTCGTAGTCTTCGGGCTCGGTCAGGAACAGCGTGCAGGAGAGGTCGCTGCGGATGCGGAAAGCGGTGCCGCGCAGATGGCGCACGGCGTTGTCGACGTGGTTGCCGAAGGTCTGGCCGCCCGCGTAGCGGTTGAACAGCGGCGGAAACACCTTGAGCGGCAACGCAGCGGAAAAGAACAGCGTATTGGCGGACAGCGCATCCTGGATGAGGGAGCCGGCCTCGCGCGCAGCCGGCGAGCCCTCGGGCAGCTGCATGTTGTGCTTCACCTGGCCCGACTGCGCGCCGGCCGTGACCTTGCCGTCCACCCACTCAGCGGCGTCGATGGTGGCGCGGCACTGCGCGACCTGTTCCTTCGTGAGGACGGCGGGAATCTTCAGCAACATGGCGATGGGGTGTTCAGCACGCAGGCCAGCGCACGCAGACGCGCATCGGGATGGCCAGCGAGAAAGTCATGCGCCTTCGCGAGGAAGGCGGGTGTGGCTGTGCGTGGCACCGCGCGCATCCAGGCGAGCGCGTCGTCTGCGCGGTTGGCGAGTGCGAGCAGGCGCGCAGCGTTGAACTGGCCGCGGAAGTCTCCGCCCTCTGCGGCACGCACATAGCAGCGCAGAGCCATCGCCGTGTCGGCCTCGACCTCCCAGCCGTCTTCATAGAAGCCGCCCAGCACGTTGATCGACTTGGCGTGCCCTTGCGCGGCCGCGGCCTGGAAGAGTGCAAACGCGCGGGCGCGGTCCGCCGGGATGCCGCGCCCGAGTTGCAACTGCGTCGCGTAGTTGTACTGACCCCAGTCGAGCCCGGCATCGGCGGCGCGGGCGTACCAGTGCGTGGCGGTCTTGTCGCAGGCGGGCGCGCCCCAGCCGTGCTCATAGCAGCGGCCCAGCATGTTGGCGGCCATCGGGTGGCCCGACAGCGCGGCCGTCTTGAACCAGAACAACGCTTCGGCCGGGTTGCGTTCAACACCGCGGCCATCGAGCAGCCATTGGCCGAAGACGGCCTGCGCTTCCGCGTGCCCGCGCCGGGCGGCTGCCGCCAGCCAGCGCGCGGCGCGGTCGGCGGGGCCGGTCAGCACGCCGTGGATGGCATCGATCACCGCAGGATCGGCTGCGGCGGTTGCAGCGTCGGCCGGCATCAGTAGCGAATGCCCAGCGTCAGGATGGCCGTGCGGCCAGGTGCGAGCGATGCGTAATGCGATGCATACGCCTGATTGAAGTACACCTTGTCGAACACGTTCTGCACATTCAGCTGCAGCGTGGTGTGCTTGTCGACGCGGTAGGCTGCCATGGCGTCAAAGCGCCAGTAGGCCGGCACCCACTTCGGGTTGGCGGGGTTGGCGCTGCCCCACACCTTCGAGACGTAATACGCGCCGCCGCCGAGCGTGAGCTTCGGCATCGGCTGATAGGTCGTCCACAGGCTGAAGCTGTTCTTTGGCGTGTTGGGGAAGGCCGTTCCGTTGGTGCCGCCAAAGGCTGCGCCTGCGCCGCCGTTGTTGCGCAGTTCGCTCTTCAGATACGTGTAGCCCCCGAACACCTGCCAGCGGTTGGTCAGCGCGCCCGACCAACCCAGCTCGAAGCCGTCGACGCGCTTGTTGCCAGCCATGGCAGCGGTGCCGTCCTGCAGCACGATGCGTGCATTCGTCGTTTCAACGCGGAAGATGGCGGCAGTCAGCGCAAGCTTGCTGTCCAGGACGTTCCACTTGGTGCCGAGTTCGTAGGCGCGGTTCTTTTCCGGAGCGAGCACGTCCCCGCGATTGCCGGAGCGGTCAGGCGTGAGCGCGCTGGTATCGGCACCTTGGCCGGCCACCGAGCCCGACGGCGTCGACGATGTGCCGTACGCGAGATAAATGCTGCCGTTCTGCGCCGGCTTGAACACGATGCCGAGCTGATAGTTCAGCAGGTTGTCGTCGCGCGAGAAGGTCGACCGCACGCCCTGCGCATTCGCCGACGTGGTGGCCGATGCCGAATAGCGGTCGAAGCGCAGGCCGCCGTTGACTTGCCACCGCGGCGACAGTTCGACCGTGTCGAATACGTAGGCCGATTGGGTGCGCACCGTCGTCTCCGCCGGATTGTTGCTCAGCTTGATGCTGCCGGCCCACGGATCGTTCGGGTTGGGGTTGAGCAGGTCTGCGCAGTTGTAGCCCCCCGCCGCGCCGATGCCGTTGGGGCAGCGGTTGCTGCCGGTGGCCACGTTGTAGGTGTCGTTGCTGCTGCGCTCGCGCGAGAACTCCAGGCCCGCCGCGTAGCTGTGCTTGAGGCCGCCGGTGATGAACTTGCCGGTCGCTTCCGTCTGGTTGGCGACGGTGTTGGCCACCGAATAGCGTGAATTGGCGCGGCGCCAGACCATGCCGTAGTAGATGTTGCCCTGGCTGTCGTCGGGCTGCGTCCAGATCGTGTCTTGGCTCGTGCGGGCAATGCGCATGGTGTTGCGCAGCTTCAGCGCGCTCGACACATCGTGCTCCAGCGTGAAGGTGCCCATGTCGACGCGGTCGCGGCGGAAGTCGCGCGACAGGCCGTAGTAGACGTTGCGGTCGACATTCACGGGCGCGCCGTCACCCGGGCCGAACAGCTGCGGGCGGCCGTCGGTGCGCCGGTTGAACGTGCCGTTGTTGTACGGAATGCCGGTGTCGGGCGTGTCGTTCGATTGCAGGTGGTAGTACGACAGCGTGGCGCGCGTGGGTGTGCCGAGCCCAAAGGCGATGGACGGCGCAATGCCCCAGCGGCTGAAGCTCGTCACGTCACGGCCGGCAACGGCGGCGTCGTGGGCCATCGCGTTCAGGCGGAACGCGGCGCGCTCGCCGATCTGGTAGTTGCCGTCGGCCGTGGCCCGCTTGTACGCGGCATTGCCGACCGACAGCGTGCCCTCGGTGAAGTGCTCAAGCTTCGGCGTCTTGGTCACGATGTTCACCGCCCCGCCTGCCGCCCCGCGGCCTTCATACGCGCCAGACGGCCCCTTGATGACTTCCACCGATTCCACGTTGAACATCTCGCGCGATTGCGCACCGATGTCGCGCAGCCCGTCCAGAAAGGTGCTGGCCTGCGCGTCGTAGCCGCGGATGAACGGACGATCCCCCACCGGATTGCCGCCTTCGCCAGCGCCAAACGCGATGCCCGGCACCGTGCGCAGGGCCTCGGTGAGCGTGACTGAGCCGGTGCCCTGCAATACCTCAGCGGGGATCACCGTGACGGACTTGGGCGTATCGAGCAGCGGCGCGGTGAATTTGCCGCCCGAGGCCGCATCCGCCTTGAAGCCGTTGGTGCCGGTCACGGTCTGCTCGGGCAGGGTGGCGGATACGGCGTCTTTCTTCGTGTCGGCCAGTGCCGGCGCCGAAACCACGGCGAAGCTCATCGCCCCGGTCAGATAACCCACCACCGAATGTTCGGTGCGCTTGCGTTCGATCTGTGCTGCGGACATGAGGTGGTGACACTCCCCTGAAAGTTTTCGTCACATGTTTGTTGTAAATGAGAATTGTTATTGTTTACATGTGAGCGAGTCAACGCT
This window contains:
- a CDS encoding Fe2+-dependent dioxygenase, with protein sequence MLLKIPAVLTKEQVAQCRATIDAAEWVDGKVTAGAQSGQVKHNMQLPEGSPAAREAGSLIQDALSANTLFFSAALPLKVFPPLFNRYAGGQTFGNHVDNAVRHLRGTAFRIRSDLSCTLFLTEPEDYDGGELVIDDTFGEHRAKLAAGDMVLYPSSSLHRVTPVTRGARVCSFFWLQSMVRSDAHRTLLFQMDTELQRLMGLLGQDDPSVIALTGTYHNLLREWAEA
- a CDS encoding tetratricopeptide repeat protein, which gives rise to MPADAATAAADPAVIDAIHGVLTGPADRAARWLAAAARRGHAEAQAVFGQWLLDGRGVERNPAEALFWFKTAALSGHPMAANMLGRCYEHGWGAPACDKTATHWYARAADAGLDWGQYNYATQLQLGRGIPADRARAFALFQAAAAQGHAKSINVLGGFYEDGWEVEADTAMALRCYVRAAEGGDFRGQFNAARLLALANRADDALAWMRAVPRTATPAFLAKAHDFLAGHPDARLRALACVLNTPSPCC
- a CDS encoding TonB-dependent receptor; translation: MSAAQIERKRTEHSVVGYLTGAMSFAVVSAPALADTKKDAVSATLPEQTVTGTNGFKADAASGGKFTAPLLDTPKSVTVIPAEVLQGTGSVTLTEALRTVPGIAFGAGEGGNPVGDRPFIRGYDAQASTFLDGLRDIGAQSREMFNVESVEVIKGPSGAYEGRGAAGGAVNIVTKTPKLEHFTEGTLSVGNAAYKRATADGNYQIGERAAFRLNAMAHDAAVAGRDVTSFSRWGIAPSIAFGLGTPTRATLSYYHLQSNDTPDTGIPYNNGTFNRRTDGRPQLFGPGDGAPVNVDRNVYYGLSRDFRRDRVDMGTFTLEHDVSSALKLRNTMRIARTSQDTIWTQPDDSQGNIYYGMVWRRANSRYSVANTVANQTEATGKFITGGLKHSYAAGLEFSRERSSNDTYNVATGSNRCPNGIGAAGGYNCADLLNPNPNDPWAGSIKLSNNPAETTVRTQSAYVFDTVELSPRWQVNGGLRFDRYSASATTSANAQGVRSTFSRDDNLLNYQLGIVFKPAQNGSIYLAYGTSSTPSGSVAGQGADTSALTPDRSGNRGDVLAPEKNRAYELGTKWNVLDSKLALTAAIFRVETTNARIVLQDGTAAMAGNKRVDGFELGWSGALTNRWQVFGGYTYLKSELRNNGGAGAAFGGTNGTAFPNTPKNSFSLWTTYQPMPKLTLGGGAYYVSKVWGSANPANPKWVPAYWRFDAMAAYRVDKHTTLQLNVQNVFDKVYFNQAYASHYASLAPGRTAILTLGIRY